The following are encoded together in the Neomonachus schauinslandi chromosome 15, ASM220157v2, whole genome shotgun sequence genome:
- the LGALS9 gene encoding galectin-9 isoform X4, with product MAFSSSQPPYLSPVVPFSGKIQGGLQDGLKITVNGTVLYCNGTRFAVNFHSGYSDSDIAFHFNPRFEEGGYVVCNTKQNGCWGPEERKMHMPFQMGNPFELCFLVDSWDFKVMVNGNHFMQYSHRVPFHRVDTLSITGAVQLSYIGFQSTGIWPVNSAPITQTVIHTVQSTPGQLFPNPITPPMVYPTTTYPMPFFTSILGGLYPSKSIFVSGTILPTAQRFHINLRSGSDIAFHLNPRFDENVVVRNTQINSSWGSEERSLSRKMPFARGQSFSVWITCEGYGFKVAVDGQHLLEYCHRLKNLPAINNLEVGGDVQLTHVQT from the exons ATGGCCTTCAGCAGCTCCCAGCCTCCCTACCTGAGCCCA GTCGTCCCCTTCTCCGGGAAAATCCAGGGGGGTCTCCAGGACGGACTTAAGATCACTGTCAATGGGACCGTTCTCTACTGCAATGGAACCAG GTTTGCCGTGAACTTTCACAGTGGCTACAGTGACAGTGACATTGCCTTCCACTTCAACCCTCGGTTTGAGGAGGGTGGCTATGTGGTCTGCAACACGAAGCAGAACGGATGCTGGGGgccagaggagaggaagatgcaTATGCCCTTCCAGATGGGGAATCCATTTGAGCTCTGCTTCCTGGTGGACAGCTGGGATTTCAAG GTGATGGTGAACGGGAACCATTTTATGCAGTACTCACACCGCGTGCCCTTCCACCGCGTGGACACCCTCTCCATCACCGGGGCTGTGCAGCTGTCCTACATCGGCTTCCAG TCTACAGGCATTTGGCCAGTCAACTCGGCTCCCATT ACTCAAACTGTCATCCACACCGTTCAGAGCACCCCTGGACAGCTGTTCCCT AATCCTATCACCCCACCTATGGTGTACCCCACCACAACCTAT CCGATGCCTTTCTTCACCTCCATCCTGGGTGGGCTGTACCCCTCCAAGAGCATCTTCGTGTCGGGCACCATCCTGCCCACTGCCCAGAG GTTCCACATCAACCTGCGCTCCGGGAGTGACATTGCCTTCCACCTGAACCCCCGTTTTGATGAGAACGTCGTGGTCCGCAACACACAGATCAACAGCTCTTGGGGATCTGAGGAGCGAAGCCTGTCCCGAAAAATGCCTTTTGCCCGAGGCCAGAGCTTCTCG GTGTGGATCACGTGTGAAGGCTACGGCTTCAAGGTAGCCGTGGATGGTCAGCACCTGCTGGAATACTGCCACCGCCTGAAGAACCTGCCCGCCATCAACAACCTGGAAGTGGGGGGCGACGTCCAACTGACCCACGTGCAGACCTAG
- the LGALS9 gene encoding galectin-9 isoform X1, which yields MAFSSSQPPYLSPVVPFSGKIQGGLQDGLKITVNGTVLYCNGTRFAVNFHSGYSDSDIAFHFNPRFEEGGYVVCNTKQNGCWGPEERKMHMPFQMGNPFELCFLVDSWDFKVMVNGNHFMQYSHRVPFHRVDTLSITGAVQLSYIGFQNTRVNLTQPAFSTVQFSQTACFPPKPKERKPKSTGIWPVNSAPITQTVIHTVQSTPGQLFPNPITPPMVYPTTTYPMPFFTSILGGLYPSKSIFVSGTILPTAQRFHINLRSGSDIAFHLNPRFDENVVVRNTQINSSWGSEERSLSRKMPFARGQSFSVWITCEGYGFKVAVDGQHLLEYCHRLKNLPAINNLEVGGDVQLTHVQT from the exons ATGGCCTTCAGCAGCTCCCAGCCTCCCTACCTGAGCCCA GTCGTCCCCTTCTCCGGGAAAATCCAGGGGGGTCTCCAGGACGGACTTAAGATCACTGTCAATGGGACCGTTCTCTACTGCAATGGAACCAG GTTTGCCGTGAACTTTCACAGTGGCTACAGTGACAGTGACATTGCCTTCCACTTCAACCCTCGGTTTGAGGAGGGTGGCTATGTGGTCTGCAACACGAAGCAGAACGGATGCTGGGGgccagaggagaggaagatgcaTATGCCCTTCCAGATGGGGAATCCATTTGAGCTCTGCTTCCTGGTGGACAGCTGGGATTTCAAG GTGATGGTGAACGGGAACCATTTTATGCAGTACTCACACCGCGTGCCCTTCCACCGCGTGGACACCCTCTCCATCACCGGGGCTGTGCAGCTGTCCTACATCGGCTTCCAG AACACTCGAGTAAACCTTACCCAGCCTGCCTTCTCCACGGTGCAGTTCTCCCAGACTGCCTGTTTCCCACCCAAGCCCAAAGAGCGAAAGCCAAAA TCTACAGGCATTTGGCCAGTCAACTCGGCTCCCATT ACTCAAACTGTCATCCACACCGTTCAGAGCACCCCTGGACAGCTGTTCCCT AATCCTATCACCCCACCTATGGTGTACCCCACCACAACCTAT CCGATGCCTTTCTTCACCTCCATCCTGGGTGGGCTGTACCCCTCCAAGAGCATCTTCGTGTCGGGCACCATCCTGCCCACTGCCCAGAG GTTCCACATCAACCTGCGCTCCGGGAGTGACATTGCCTTCCACCTGAACCCCCGTTTTGATGAGAACGTCGTGGTCCGCAACACACAGATCAACAGCTCTTGGGGATCTGAGGAGCGAAGCCTGTCCCGAAAAATGCCTTTTGCCCGAGGCCAGAGCTTCTCG GTGTGGATCACGTGTGAAGGCTACGGCTTCAAGGTAGCCGTGGATGGTCAGCACCTGCTGGAATACTGCCACCGCCTGAAGAACCTGCCCGCCATCAACAACCTGGAAGTGGGGGGCGACGTCCAACTGACCCACGTGCAGACCTAG
- the LGALS9 gene encoding galectin-9 isoform X2: MAFSSSQPPYLSPVVPFSGKIQGGLQDGLKITVNGTVLYCNGTRFAVNFHSGYSDSDIAFHFNPRFEEGGYVVCNTKQNGCWGPEERKMHMPFQMGNPFELCFLVDSWDFKVMVNGNHFMQYSHRVPFHRVDTLSITGAVQLSYIGFQNTRVNLTQPAFSTVQFSQTACFPPKPKERKPKPPSIWPVNSAPITQTVIHTVQSTPGQLFPNPITPPMVYPTTTYPMPFFTSILGGLYPSKSIFVSGTILPTAQRFHINLRSGSDIAFHLNPRFDENVVVRNTQINSSWGSEERSLSRKMPFARGQSFSVWITCEGYGFKVAVDGQHLLEYCHRLKNLPAINNLEVGGDVQLTHVQT; encoded by the exons ATGGCCTTCAGCAGCTCCCAGCCTCCCTACCTGAGCCCA GTCGTCCCCTTCTCCGGGAAAATCCAGGGGGGTCTCCAGGACGGACTTAAGATCACTGTCAATGGGACCGTTCTCTACTGCAATGGAACCAG GTTTGCCGTGAACTTTCACAGTGGCTACAGTGACAGTGACATTGCCTTCCACTTCAACCCTCGGTTTGAGGAGGGTGGCTATGTGGTCTGCAACACGAAGCAGAACGGATGCTGGGGgccagaggagaggaagatgcaTATGCCCTTCCAGATGGGGAATCCATTTGAGCTCTGCTTCCTGGTGGACAGCTGGGATTTCAAG GTGATGGTGAACGGGAACCATTTTATGCAGTACTCACACCGCGTGCCCTTCCACCGCGTGGACACCCTCTCCATCACCGGGGCTGTGCAGCTGTCCTACATCGGCTTCCAG AACACTCGAGTAAACCTTACCCAGCCTGCCTTCTCCACGGTGCAGTTCTCCCAGACTGCCTGTTTCCCACCCAAGCCCAAAGAGCGAAAGCCAAAA cccccca GCATTTGGCCAGTCAACTCGGCTCCCATT ACTCAAACTGTCATCCACACCGTTCAGAGCACCCCTGGACAGCTGTTCCCT AATCCTATCACCCCACCTATGGTGTACCCCACCACAACCTAT CCGATGCCTTTCTTCACCTCCATCCTGGGTGGGCTGTACCCCTCCAAGAGCATCTTCGTGTCGGGCACCATCCTGCCCACTGCCCAGAG GTTCCACATCAACCTGCGCTCCGGGAGTGACATTGCCTTCCACCTGAACCCCCGTTTTGATGAGAACGTCGTGGTCCGCAACACACAGATCAACAGCTCTTGGGGATCTGAGGAGCGAAGCCTGTCCCGAAAAATGCCTTTTGCCCGAGGCCAGAGCTTCTCG GTGTGGATCACGTGTGAAGGCTACGGCTTCAAGGTAGCCGTGGATGGTCAGCACCTGCTGGAATACTGCCACCGCCTGAAGAACCTGCCCGCCATCAACAACCTGGAAGTGGGGGGCGACGTCCAACTGACCCACGTGCAGACCTAG
- the LGALS9 gene encoding galectin-9 isoform X3, whose product MAFSSSQPPYLSPVVPFSGKIQGGLQDGLKITVNGTVLYCNGTRFAVNFHSGYSDSDIAFHFNPRFEEGGYVVCNTKQNGCWGPEERKMHMPFQMGNPFELCFLVDSWDFKVMVNGNHFMQYSHRVPFHRVDTLSITGAVQLSYIGFQNTRVNLTQPAFSTVQFSQTACFPPKPKERKPKPPSIWPVNSAPITQTVIHTVQSTPGQLFPQNPITPPMVYPTTTYPMPFFTSILGGLYPSKSIFVSGTILPTAQRFHINLRSGSDIAFHLNPRFDENVVVRNTQINSSWGSEERSLSRKMPFARGQSFSVWITCEGYGFKVAVDGQHLLEYCHRLKNLPAINNLEVGGDVQLTHVQT is encoded by the exons ATGGCCTTCAGCAGCTCCCAGCCTCCCTACCTGAGCCCA GTCGTCCCCTTCTCCGGGAAAATCCAGGGGGGTCTCCAGGACGGACTTAAGATCACTGTCAATGGGACCGTTCTCTACTGCAATGGAACCAG GTTTGCCGTGAACTTTCACAGTGGCTACAGTGACAGTGACATTGCCTTCCACTTCAACCCTCGGTTTGAGGAGGGTGGCTATGTGGTCTGCAACACGAAGCAGAACGGATGCTGGGGgccagaggagaggaagatgcaTATGCCCTTCCAGATGGGGAATCCATTTGAGCTCTGCTTCCTGGTGGACAGCTGGGATTTCAAG GTGATGGTGAACGGGAACCATTTTATGCAGTACTCACACCGCGTGCCCTTCCACCGCGTGGACACCCTCTCCATCACCGGGGCTGTGCAGCTGTCCTACATCGGCTTCCAG AACACTCGAGTAAACCTTACCCAGCCTGCCTTCTCCACGGTGCAGTTCTCCCAGACTGCCTGTTTCCCACCCAAGCCCAAAGAGCGAAAGCCAAAA cccccca GCATTTGGCCAGTCAACTCGGCTCCCATT ACTCAAACTGTCATCCACACCGTTCAGAGCACCCCTGGACAGCTGTTCCCT CAG AATCCTATCACCCCACCTATGGTGTACCCCACCACAACCTAT CCGATGCCTTTCTTCACCTCCATCCTGGGTGGGCTGTACCCCTCCAAGAGCATCTTCGTGTCGGGCACCATCCTGCCCACTGCCCAGAG GTTCCACATCAACCTGCGCTCCGGGAGTGACATTGCCTTCCACCTGAACCCCCGTTTTGATGAGAACGTCGTGGTCCGCAACACACAGATCAACAGCTCTTGGGGATCTGAGGAGCGAAGCCTGTCCCGAAAAATGCCTTTTGCCCGAGGCCAGAGCTTCTCG GTGTGGATCACGTGTGAAGGCTACGGCTTCAAGGTAGCCGTGGATGGTCAGCACCTGCTGGAATACTGCCACCGCCTGAAGAACCTGCCCGCCATCAACAACCTGGAAGTGGGGGGCGACGTCCAACTGACCCACGTGCAGACCTAG
- the LGALS9 gene encoding galectin-9 isoform X5 gives MAFSSSQPPYLSPVVPFSGKIQGGLQDGLKITVNGTVLYCNGTRFAVNFHSGYSDSDIAFHFNPRFEEGGYVVCNTKQNGCWGPEERKMHMPFQMGNPFELCFLVDSWDFKVMVNGNHFMQYSHRVPFHRVDTLSITGAVQLSYIGFQSTGIWPVNSAPITQTVIHTVQSTPGQLFPNPITPPMVYPTTTYPMPFFTSILGGLYPSKSIFVSGTILPTAQRCGSRVKATASR, from the exons ATGGCCTTCAGCAGCTCCCAGCCTCCCTACCTGAGCCCA GTCGTCCCCTTCTCCGGGAAAATCCAGGGGGGTCTCCAGGACGGACTTAAGATCACTGTCAATGGGACCGTTCTCTACTGCAATGGAACCAG GTTTGCCGTGAACTTTCACAGTGGCTACAGTGACAGTGACATTGCCTTCCACTTCAACCCTCGGTTTGAGGAGGGTGGCTATGTGGTCTGCAACACGAAGCAGAACGGATGCTGGGGgccagaggagaggaagatgcaTATGCCCTTCCAGATGGGGAATCCATTTGAGCTCTGCTTCCTGGTGGACAGCTGGGATTTCAAG GTGATGGTGAACGGGAACCATTTTATGCAGTACTCACACCGCGTGCCCTTCCACCGCGTGGACACCCTCTCCATCACCGGGGCTGTGCAGCTGTCCTACATCGGCTTCCAG TCTACAGGCATTTGGCCAGTCAACTCGGCTCCCATT ACTCAAACTGTCATCCACACCGTTCAGAGCACCCCTGGACAGCTGTTCCCT AATCCTATCACCCCACCTATGGTGTACCCCACCACAACCTAT CCGATGCCTTTCTTCACCTCCATCCTGGGTGGGCTGTACCCCTCCAAGAGCATCTTCGTGTCGGGCACCATCCTGCCCACTGCCCAGAG GTGTGGATCACGTGTGAAGGCTACGGCTTCAAGGTAG